One region of Terriglobales bacterium genomic DNA includes:
- a CDS encoding glycoside hydrolase family 3 N-terminal domain-containing protein gives MFNSRLRAVFLILLLVLPAAAKEEKYLKAGPVQLTSEGNKWAEKTLKKMSLEEKIGQMIQIRAYADFLNVASDEYQQVRDAIKKYHLGSIILTVRVSDGLLVRDLPYEAAAVTNMLQKESKLPLLVAADFERGLSMRLNETPAFPHAMAFGATYNPEFEEKFAEITAQESRAIGVHWNYFPVADVNINPKNPIINTRSFGEDPQQVAAMVAAYVEGSRKYGMLSTAKHFPGHGDTATDSHLGVAMVPGDIARLDSVELPPFEKAVEAGVDSIMVAHVTIPALESDTDKVATTSHKIVTDLLKDKLHFQGLIVTDALEMHGLTRLYPENGPNPSGRAAVDAVKAGNDMVLLPSDLDGAFNGLVQAVRSKEISQQQIDTSVLKILRAKASLGLYKARLVDMEEIPHIVSRPESIDFAQQVADAAVTLVRDSGQVLPLPATAPRVPGTNPQPGAYRIPGTPSPVVGVIITDDVRSQYGRVFELELRRRARGTKVYYIDSAIAAGMTPEIVEAAKQAQKVVVAAYVVPTAAKQTVVNGQLTNTVGLNDATGNLMQQLLDAAGSKMAVIAMGNPYLAMNFPNVATYICTYSNAPTSERSAVKLLFGEIQLKGKLPVSLPGIADRGFGLQLKPEEMRVASELPKTTSGAAQIQ, from the coding sequence ATGTTCAATTCACGCTTGCGTGCTGTCTTTTTAATTCTGCTGCTGGTGCTGCCTGCCGCTGCCAAAGAAGAAAAGTATCTAAAAGCCGGCCCGGTGCAGCTCACCTCTGAGGGAAATAAATGGGCGGAGAAGACGCTCAAGAAGATGTCGCTCGAAGAGAAAATCGGGCAGATGATCCAGATTCGCGCCTACGCTGACTTCCTCAACGTAGCGAGCGACGAATACCAGCAGGTCCGCGATGCCATCAAGAAATATCACCTGGGCTCGATCATTCTTACGGTTCGCGTCTCTGACGGACTGCTCGTCCGCGATCTGCCGTATGAAGCTGCTGCAGTGACCAACATGCTGCAGAAGGAATCGAAGCTGCCGCTGCTGGTTGCTGCGGACTTCGAGCGTGGTCTTTCGATGCGTCTGAACGAAACGCCGGCGTTCCCGCATGCCATGGCGTTCGGCGCCACCTACAATCCCGAGTTCGAAGAGAAGTTCGCGGAGATCACGGCGCAGGAATCGCGTGCGATTGGCGTGCACTGGAACTACTTTCCTGTTGCGGATGTGAACATCAATCCCAAGAATCCGATTATCAATACACGGTCATTTGGAGAGGACCCGCAGCAGGTAGCGGCGATGGTGGCGGCCTACGTAGAGGGTTCGCGCAAGTACGGAATGCTTAGTACTGCGAAGCATTTTCCCGGACACGGCGACACCGCAACCGATTCCCATCTTGGCGTTGCGATGGTTCCCGGCGATATCGCACGTCTCGATTCGGTCGAGCTGCCGCCGTTCGAGAAGGCAGTCGAGGCCGGAGTGGATTCGATTATGGTTGCTCATGTAACCATTCCCGCATTGGAATCTGATACGGACAAAGTTGCCACTACCTCTCACAAGATCGTCACCGATCTGCTCAAGGACAAGTTGCATTTCCAGGGTCTTATCGTCACCGACGCGCTCGAGATGCACGGCCTTACTCGGCTCTATCCTGAGAACGGCCCCAATCCTTCTGGTCGCGCTGCCGTCGATGCGGTGAAGGCAGGCAACGACATGGTGCTGCTGCCTTCGGATCTGGATGGCGCTTTCAACGGGCTCGTTCAGGCAGTCCGCAGTAAGGAGATCTCCCAGCAGCAAATCGACACGTCAGTGCTGAAGATTCTTCGTGCCAAGGCTTCGCTCGGCCTCTATAAAGCCCGGCTTGTAGATATGGAAGAGATTCCCCACATTGTCAGTCGTCCGGAGAGCATTGACTTTGCGCAGCAGGTGGCGGATGCCGCCGTGACTCTGGTGCGGGACAGTGGACAGGTCCTTCCATTGCCTGCCACCGCACCACGAGTGCCGGGAACCAACCCGCAGCCAGGAGCGTATCGAATTCCAGGGACCCCTTCGCCGGTGGTCGGCGTCATAATCACCGACGATGTGCGCAGCCAGTATGGCCGCGTCTTCGAGCTTGAACTGCGACGGCGCGCTCGCGGTACCAAGGTCTATTACATCGACTCCGCCATCGCCGCAGGCATGACGCCTGAGATCGTGGAAGCGGCGAAGCAAGCGCAGAAGGTAGTTGTCGCAGCCTACGTTGTGCCGACTGCCGCGAAGCAAACTGTTGTCAACGGTCAGCTCACAAATACCGTTGGATTGAACGACGCTACGGGAAATCTCATGCAGCAGTTGCTCGATGCAGCCGGATCGAAGATGGCGGTGATTGCTATGGGCAATCCATATCTGGCAATGAACTTTCCCAATGTGGCAACGTATATCTGTACGTATTCGAACGCGCCTACGTCGGAGCGCAGCGCGGTGAAGCTGCTCTTCGGCGAGATACAACTCAAAGGCAAGCTCCCAGTGAGCCTCCCCGGCATTGCCGATCGCGGATTCGGACTGCAGCTCAAGCCGGAAGAGATGCGAGTCGCCTCGGAGCTGCCGAAAACAACATCAGGAGCGGCACAAATCCAATGA
- a CDS encoding alpha/beta hydrolase-fold protein has translation MINFRSVAFMRSTGPLLGVILLIARCPILGQTPAPAQHPSRPPMPTRDPHSTGFVAATELPDGTVPSPDANGNFILGPTHNPAPEIASALQASDDTLANGNVVEFTMKSSDSTIYPGIARDPNTFGTPDPADPAKLIVTTSHPAPYRRKVAVYVPKQYLAGSVAPFIVGADGPDRLLFLTLDSLIAQHKLPAMIAISIGNGGGDAQGSERGLEYDTMSGKYAEFVETEVLPQVEAQAHVRLTKDPDGRATTGGSSGAACALIMAWYHPELYHRVLSYSGTFVNQQWPYNPQTPHGAWEFHEHLIPGSPRKPIRIWMEVGDRDLLNPNAMRDNMHDWVLANERMAQALAAKGYHYQFVFARNAGHVDRAVKQQTLAEALEYVWKGYSPASTRK, from the coding sequence ATGATTAACTTCCGTTCGGTTGCGTTTATGCGTTCTACAGGCCCTCTGCTCGGCGTTATTCTCTTAATTGCTCGCTGTCCCATTCTGGGACAAACGCCTGCACCGGCACAACATCCGTCGCGTCCTCCGATGCCTACACGCGATCCTCACTCCACCGGCTTTGTCGCGGCTACAGAATTGCCCGATGGCACGGTGCCTTCGCCCGATGCGAACGGAAACTTCATTTTGGGACCGACGCACAATCCGGCTCCGGAGATCGCTTCGGCGCTTCAGGCAAGCGACGACACGCTTGCGAACGGAAACGTCGTCGAGTTCACGATGAAGTCCTCCGATAGCACGATTTATCCGGGTATTGCGCGCGATCCAAATACTTTCGGCACACCTGATCCTGCGGATCCGGCCAAGCTGATCGTGACTACCAGCCACCCTGCGCCTTACAGACGGAAGGTAGCGGTGTATGTGCCAAAGCAGTACCTGGCCGGCAGCGTCGCTCCATTTATTGTCGGAGCCGATGGTCCGGATCGCCTGCTCTTTCTCACCCTCGACTCGCTCATTGCTCAGCATAAGCTTCCGGCGATGATCGCGATTTCTATCGGCAACGGAGGTGGCGACGCGCAAGGCAGTGAGCGTGGCCTCGAATACGACACGATGTCAGGAAAGTATGCCGAGTTCGTGGAGACCGAAGTTCTGCCGCAGGTCGAAGCGCAGGCTCACGTAAGACTCACGAAGGATCCCGATGGACGAGCGACAACGGGCGGCAGCTCCGGGGCGGCTTGTGCGCTGATCATGGCGTGGTATCACCCTGAGTTGTATCACCGCGTTCTTTCCTATTCTGGGACTTTCGTAAATCAGCAATGGCCCTACAATCCGCAGACTCCTCACGGCGCATGGGAGTTTCACGAGCATCTCATTCCCGGCAGTCCACGCAAGCCGATAAGGATCTGGATGGAAGTGGGTGACCGCGACCTCCTCAATCCGAATGCCATGCGCGACAACATGCATGACTGGGTGCTTGCAAACGAACGCATGGCGCAGGCACTCGCGGCCAAGGGATATCACTACCAGTTTGTCTTCGCCCGCAACGCCGGCCACGTGGATCGCGCGGTCAAGCAGCAGACGCTCGCCGAAGCGCTCGAGTACGTGTGGAAGGGCTACTCGCCTGCTTCTACCAGGAAGTGA
- a CDS encoding alpha-glucuronidase family glycosyl hydrolase → MRAATSPYLRPLLIVLLFAGVIHAETGEQAWLRYAPLSAQEAKQYESLPSNLVVLGDSALLKSAQQELTRGVEGMLGKELASSNALPSGGSAIVLGTVESVRAAIPDLQLPALHEDGYWLATKKAGDLERIVIVGGDDRGALYGSFALLQKIALGENIEYLEETQQPYAPLRWVDQWDNLDGRIERGYGGPSIFFENGSVRADLTRAAEYARLLASIGIDGCTVNNVNANPNVLDESFLPQLARIADVFRPWGVRLSISVDFSSPKVIGGLDTFDPLDARVADWWSKRVDAIYRQIPDFAGFVVKADSEGRLGPATYNRTPADAADVIARALKPHGGIVFYRAFVYNHHLDWRDPKADRANAAYDNFHPLDGKFDDNVVIQIKNGPIDFQVREPVSPLISGLEKTNEALELQITQEYLGQARHLVYLPTMWKEVLDFDLHANHHVTLTKDIVAGRTFHRPLGGFVGVANVGMDANWMGHPLAMANVYGFGRLAWNPNLTARAIAEDWTRLTFGSDSEVVNTITDMQMASWHIYENYTGPLGAGTLTNITGPHYGPGIESSERNGWGQWHRADHNGIGMDRTVATGTGYTAQYSPEVAQMYESLATTPDELLLFFHHVPYTYKLHSGKTVIQHIYDSHYEGAEQAAGLVHAWERLKGRIDDERYAATLARLEYQSGHAIVWRDAICNWFLRTSGIPDAKGRAGHFPNRLEAESMHLSGYQPVNITPWETASGGKAVQCPAGASCEADFKFPKPTGQYELDIQYFDMPTGQAKFRVLVGGHEVDHWIGDDHLPARKLDGDSSTRRRIHDVSLHQGEEIRIEGTPDGGDPAALDYVEIHPASEEQAPSYPEPAHLTAEQDHQRTMELLHISSLRPGPSGNPSAPNAANTDESKVPPYTLPDPLTFKSGKKVKTPKDWWQKRRPEIVEDFDREIYGRVPANVPKVEWQVANVEEEKVGAVPAITRKLIGRVDNSAYPLIDVNIQLTLTTPASAAGPVPVIMEFGFSPEFMAAMARRFAALRNSTSGPTWQEQVLAKGWGYAILIPTTIQADNGAGLTEGIIGLTNKGQPRNLDDWGALRAWAWGASRALDYFETDKAVDAKRVGIEGLSRYGKAALVTMAYDQRFAIGFIGSSGEGGAKLYRRIFGEQVENIAASGEYHWMAGNFLKYAGPLTTNDLPVDANELIALCAPRPLFISTGAPKVEGGWVDAKGMFLGAVGAGPVYRLLGKKDLGTTEFPPIETTLISGDIAFRSHSGGHTTGPNWPTFLEFAQRYFGHSPAGK, encoded by the coding sequence ATGCGCGCTGCAACTTCTCCCTACCTGCGACCGTTGCTGATTGTTCTTCTGTTCGCCGGCGTAATCCACGCTGAAACGGGCGAGCAGGCTTGGCTGCGCTACGCCCCTTTATCTGCTCAGGAAGCCAAGCAGTACGAATCGTTGCCTTCGAACCTCGTTGTGCTCGGCGACTCCGCTCTGCTCAAGAGTGCCCAACAGGAATTGACTCGCGGTGTCGAAGGCATGCTCGGCAAAGAGCTTGCCTCGTCGAATGCGCTGCCTTCCGGCGGCTCAGCTATCGTGCTGGGGACAGTTGAGTCGGTCCGCGCGGCGATTCCCGATTTGCAACTCCCGGCTTTGCATGAAGACGGCTACTGGCTTGCTACAAAGAAAGCTGGCGACCTGGAACGAATAGTCATCGTCGGCGGCGACGATCGCGGAGCGCTGTATGGGAGCTTTGCGCTGCTTCAGAAGATCGCGCTGGGCGAAAACATCGAATATCTGGAAGAGACGCAACAGCCGTACGCTCCACTGCGCTGGGTCGATCAATGGGACAACCTCGACGGTCGTATCGAGCGCGGATATGGCGGGCCCTCCATCTTTTTCGAAAACGGCTCAGTCCGCGCCGATCTCACCCGCGCTGCCGAATACGCGCGCCTGCTGGCCTCAATCGGGATCGATGGCTGCACGGTCAACAACGTAAACGCCAATCCGAATGTTCTCGATGAGAGTTTCCTGCCGCAGCTCGCCCGCATTGCAGATGTTTTTCGCCCCTGGGGAGTGAGGCTCTCGATCTCGGTAGATTTCAGCAGCCCAAAGGTGATCGGCGGTCTCGATACCTTCGATCCGCTCGATGCGCGCGTTGCAGACTGGTGGAGCAAGCGCGTCGATGCCATTTATCGACAGATTCCCGATTTCGCCGGATTCGTCGTGAAAGCCGACTCAGAAGGACGCCTCGGCCCTGCGACTTACAACCGCACTCCCGCCGATGCCGCCGACGTGATCGCCCGCGCGCTGAAGCCCCACGGAGGCATCGTTTTTTATCGCGCGTTCGTCTACAACCACCATCTCGATTGGCGTGATCCGAAGGCGGACCGCGCAAACGCTGCCTACGACAACTTTCATCCGCTCGATGGCAAGTTCGACGACAACGTCGTGATCCAAATCAAGAACGGCCCCATCGATTTCCAGGTGCGCGAACCGGTTTCACCTTTAATCAGCGGACTGGAAAAAACGAACGAAGCTCTCGAGTTGCAGATCACGCAGGAGTATCTAGGCCAGGCTCGGCACCTGGTTTATCTGCCGACGATGTGGAAAGAGGTCCTCGACTTCGATCTCCACGCAAATCACCATGTCACTCTGACCAAGGACATCGTGGCCGGCCGCACCTTCCATCGGCCACTCGGCGGCTTCGTCGGGGTTGCCAATGTGGGAATGGACGCCAACTGGATGGGCCATCCACTCGCCATGGCAAACGTGTACGGCTTCGGACGACTGGCATGGAATCCGAATCTCACGGCCAGAGCCATCGCCGAAGACTGGACGCGGCTCACCTTCGGAAGCGATTCCGAAGTGGTCAACACGATCACCGACATGCAGATGGCCTCATGGCACATCTACGAGAACTACACCGGCCCGCTCGGCGCCGGTACGCTGACTAATATCACCGGTCCGCATTACGGACCGGGCATCGAATCGTCAGAGCGCAACGGCTGGGGTCAGTGGCATCGCGCCGATCACAACGGCATCGGCATGGATCGCACGGTTGCTACTGGGACCGGCTACACCGCGCAGTACAGTCCCGAAGTGGCACAGATGTATGAGTCCCTCGCGACAACACCCGATGAGCTGTTGCTCTTCTTCCATCACGTGCCGTACACCTACAAGCTCCATTCCGGGAAGACTGTCATCCAGCACATCTACGATTCTCATTACGAAGGCGCGGAGCAAGCCGCCGGTCTCGTCCACGCATGGGAGCGCCTGAAAGGACGCATCGACGATGAGCGTTATGCCGCCACACTGGCGCGTCTCGAATACCAAAGCGGCCACGCAATCGTCTGGCGCGATGCCATTTGCAACTGGTTCCTTCGGACCTCCGGAATTCCTGATGCCAAAGGACGCGCCGGACATTTTCCCAATCGCCTGGAAGCCGAGTCGATGCACCTCAGCGGCTATCAGCCGGTGAACATTACACCGTGGGAGACAGCTTCCGGCGGCAAAGCTGTGCAGTGTCCTGCAGGCGCGAGTTGCGAGGCAGACTTCAAGTTTCCGAAGCCGACTGGCCAATACGAACTCGACATTCAGTACTTCGACATGCCTACTGGGCAAGCGAAGTTCCGCGTGCTCGTCGGCGGACACGAAGTTGATCACTGGATCGGAGACGATCATCTGCCGGCGCGAAAGCTCGACGGCGATTCCTCAACGCGTCGGCGCATCCATGACGTATCGCTGCATCAAGGAGAAGAGATCCGCATCGAAGGTACGCCGGACGGAGGCGATCCGGCGGCGCTCGACTACGTTGAGATCCACCCCGCATCCGAAGAGCAGGCCCCAAGCTATCCCGAACCGGCACACCTCACCGCCGAGCAGGACCATCAGCGCACGATGGAGTTGCTGCACATCAGCTCGCTGCGCCCAGGACCGAGCGGCAATCCATCCGCTCCCAATGCGGCGAACACAGACGAGTCAAAGGTCCCGCCGTATACACTGCCCGATCCGCTTACGTTCAAAAGTGGGAAGAAGGTGAAAACGCCGAAAGACTGGTGGCAGAAGCGGCGTCCGGAAATCGTCGAAGACTTCGATCGCGAGATCTACGGGCGCGTTCCGGCGAACGTTCCCAAAGTGGAATGGCAGGTCGCGAACGTCGAAGAAGAGAAAGTCGGGGCTGTTCCGGCAATTACCAGGAAACTCATCGGGCGTGTAGATAACTCGGCGTACCCGCTGATCGATGTAAACATTCAGTTGACCTTGACCACGCCCGCGAGCGCCGCCGGCCCAGTGCCGGTGATCATGGAGTTCGGGTTCAGCCCGGAATTTATGGCCGCCATGGCGCGGCGGTTCGCTGCATTGCGCAACTCAACATCGGGGCCCACATGGCAGGAGCAAGTACTGGCGAAAGGCTGGGGCTACGCGATTCTGATTCCCACCACGATTCAGGCCGATAACGGAGCGGGGCTGACAGAAGGAATCATCGGCCTCACCAATAAAGGACAGCCGCGAAACCTTGATGACTGGGGCGCACTCCGGGCCTGGGCGTGGGGAGCAAGCCGAGCGCTCGATTACTTCGAGACGGATAAGGCAGTCGATGCCAAACGAGTCGGCATCGAGGGCCTCTCCCGATATGGGAAGGCCGCGCTGGTGACCATGGCGTATGATCAGCGCTTCGCCATCGGCTTCATCGGCTCCTCCGGCGAAGGCGGAGCCAAACTCTATCGCCGCATCTTCGGCGAGCAGGTGGAAAACATTGCTGCATCCGGCGAGTATCACTGGATGGCTGGCAACTTCCTGAAGTATGCCGGTCCGCTCACGACCAACGACCTGCCGGTCGATGCCAATGAACTCATCGCGTTGTGCGCTCCGCGTCCGCTATTCATCAGCACCGGCGCGCCTAAAGTCGAAGGCGGCTGGGTCGATGCGAAGGGCATGTTCCTCGGCGCCGTCGGCGCCGGTCCGGTTTACCGCCTGTTAGGAAAGAAAGATCTGGGCACAACGGAATTCCCGCCGATCGAAACGACACTGATCAGCGGCGACATTGCATTTCGTTCTCACAGCGGTGGGCACACGACAGGACCAAACTGGCCGACGTTCCTGGAATTCGCGCAGAGGTATTTCGGGCACTCGCCTGCCGGAAAATAA
- a CDS encoding APC family permease, whose translation MSHPQREAVSQLRREMGFWDVLLFNIAAVLGPRWIAAAAHNGTSSLSLWVLAAVFFFFPTALVITELSSRFPSEGGLYIWTREAFGDFHGFVAGWAYWVYSFFYFPGLLVASTAMSAYIGGLGHSHLANDKHFLVAGSLVLLAVAVGLNIVGLNIGKWLQNAGGVGTYAPLLILIAIAVAVYSRAGSHVHLTRVNVLPTWDFDTVNFWSQIAFAFTGLELVCAMSEEVHNPRRTFPRAILGSGVLIALIYILGTLATMVMVTPADVDPKSGVFQAITSGSHLLGIGIVGVIAALLVTVGNAGGVGTTVAGIARVPFAVGIDSYLPAFFGKIHPRWRTPYIAILIQAGISAFILVLAQISETVNGAYQVLVDAAIILYFLPFLYMYAAAIKLAYRADRNGNADAVLIPWGRAGVWIVGLLGFFICLLSMVLSMIPPGETTNKAVFELKLIGGTSLAILIGLALYWTSSRKRTTAAQ comes from the coding sequence TTGTCCCATCCGCAACGAGAAGCCGTGTCACAACTGCGGCGCGAGATGGGATTCTGGGATGTTCTCCTCTTTAATATCGCTGCGGTGCTCGGCCCCAGGTGGATTGCAGCGGCAGCCCATAATGGGACTTCATCACTCAGTTTGTGGGTGCTGGCAGCCGTCTTCTTTTTCTTCCCAACGGCACTCGTCATTACCGAACTCTCCAGCCGCTTCCCATCTGAAGGCGGGCTCTACATCTGGACGCGCGAAGCCTTCGGCGATTTTCACGGCTTCGTCGCGGGATGGGCGTATTGGGTTTATTCGTTCTTCTACTTTCCTGGACTGCTGGTGGCGAGCACGGCGATGAGCGCGTACATCGGCGGACTCGGTCATTCGCACCTGGCAAATGACAAACATTTTCTCGTCGCGGGCTCACTCGTACTGCTGGCCGTTGCCGTCGGACTGAATATCGTTGGCCTGAATATCGGAAAGTGGCTGCAGAATGCCGGAGGCGTTGGGACCTATGCTCCACTCCTGATCCTGATCGCAATTGCAGTTGCCGTTTATTCTCGAGCCGGATCGCACGTTCACCTGACACGCGTGAATGTTCTTCCGACTTGGGATTTCGACACCGTGAACTTCTGGTCACAGATTGCCTTCGCGTTCACGGGTTTGGAACTCGTTTGCGCGATGTCGGAGGAAGTTCACAACCCGCGGCGAACCTTTCCACGTGCGATTCTCGGTTCAGGAGTCCTGATCGCGCTCATCTACATCCTCGGCACTCTTGCAACGATGGTGATGGTCACTCCTGCCGATGTCGATCCCAAGAGTGGAGTCTTCCAGGCGATTACTTCGGGATCGCATTTGCTCGGCATCGGGATCGTGGGCGTAATTGCGGCGCTGCTGGTCACAGTTGGCAACGCCGGAGGCGTGGGAACCACGGTGGCGGGAATCGCAAGGGTGCCATTTGCCGTTGGCATCGACAGCTATCTGCCGGCATTCTTCGGAAAAATTCATCCGCGCTGGCGCACGCCGTACATTGCCATTCTTATTCAAGCGGGAATTTCCGCTTTTATCCTTGTCCTCGCGCAGATCAGCGAGACAGTGAACGGCGCCTACCAGGTGCTGGTAGACGCTGCAATCATTCTTTACTTCCTGCCATTTCTGTATATGTACGCTGCCGCTATCAAACTGGCGTACCGGGCAGACCGAAATGGGAATGCTGATGCGGTGCTCATTCCATGGGGACGAGCTGGAGTGTGGATCGTAGGACTGCTCGGATTCTTCATTTGTCTGCTCTCAATGGTGCTCTCGATGATTCCGCCCGGCGAGACCACGAACAAAGCAGTATTCGAACTCAAGCTGATCGGCGGCACCTCGCTTGCGATCCTCATTGGCCTCGCGCTCTACTGGACATCCAGCCGAAAGCGAACGACTGCGGCGCAATGA
- a CDS encoding LPXTG cell wall anchor domain-containing protein, with product MLSKLSLAIVLSASFGFAQVAVVGGTATTAGPAMATVPVSAANAPLISTPDIALPGSGSAVGAPISAAAANDSRSSSGPSVYNPNGAAFAVAEPASSNLAAIPSSSNAATSTTTPASGAAATPTEPFENGIQHFESGLPNTSNQTQSLGQIARAYRSHRPQDVKSFNNDSIAELNARGVRTGNLGPETSTVVAGSQSATQPAQSANAGTLMAQNQAPALPQSDQSQAAPSTSPSSSSSTAWQQRHKTSEQSPTPSAQSTGATQPQSSSAQNTPAANENTAKTQTPTLPQTGSPLPLLLLLGGLGVVGGLVYWLRR from the coding sequence ATGTTGAGTAAATTGTCGCTTGCAATCGTTTTGTCAGCGTCGTTCGGTTTTGCGCAGGTTGCTGTTGTAGGAGGGACTGCTACCACGGCAGGTCCAGCAATGGCGACGGTGCCGGTGAGTGCCGCGAACGCGCCGCTCATCTCCACGCCTGATATCGCGCTGCCGGGCAGCGGATCTGCGGTGGGCGCGCCGATTTCCGCGGCGGCCGCGAACGATAGCCGCTCCAGCAGTGGTCCTTCGGTCTATAACCCGAACGGCGCGGCCTTTGCAGTAGCGGAGCCGGCATCCTCAAACTTGGCCGCGATTCCAAGCTCGTCGAATGCAGCGACCTCAACGACCACACCGGCTTCAGGCGCTGCGGCTACACCGACTGAGCCGTTCGAAAACGGCATTCAGCATTTCGAATCGGGATTGCCGAACACTTCGAATCAGACGCAAAGTTTGGGACAGATCGCCCGTGCGTATCGGTCACACCGTCCGCAGGATGTGAAGAGCTTCAACAATGACAGCATCGCGGAATTGAACGCGCGCGGAGTGCGCACCGGCAATTTGGGTCCGGAAACCAGTACGGTCGTCGCTGGCTCACAGTCCGCGACTCAACCAGCCCAGTCTGCGAATGCAGGCACGTTAATGGCTCAAAATCAAGCGCCGGCGCTACCGCAGAGCGACCAGAGCCAGGCTGCTCCGTCGACATCACCTTCGAGTTCGAGTTCCACGGCATGGCAGCAGCGGCATAAGACATCAGAGCAAAGCCCCACTCCGTCTGCCCAGAGCACCGGAGCAACTCAACCGCAAAGCTCGTCGGCCCAAAATACACCCGCGGCGAACGAAAACACCGCCAAAACTCAAACCCCCACGCTTCCCCAGACCGGCTCGCCATTGCCGCTCTTGCTGCTGCTCGGTGGATTGGGCGTAGTCGGCGGATTGGTGTACTGGCTTCGCCGATAG
- a CDS encoding metallophosphoesterase, protein MSHRRNESDPNLLDERHSTDGLDRRGFLKCMAWAGTGLLWTITAEGIPTSHIFEGGKHGKKAESGLQFVQISDSHMGFNKPANTDVVATLQAAVDRINALPVPADFIIHTGDLSHQSKASEFDTMDQVLKSAKPKQIFYVPGEHDTSVDDGKQYLDRYGKSTKGRGWYSFNHKGVHFVGLVNVIQLEGMGQLGDEQIAWFKEDLGGVSASTPVVVFAHIPLWTIYPDWGWGTKDSEQAFEYLKRFGSVTVLNGHIHQVMQKVEGNATFHTAMSTAFPQPAPGTAPAPGPMKVPAERLRSVLGLANVHYVEQNQSLAIVDSSLASGSADEARSSAALVLPHRQMSLRR, encoded by the coding sequence ATGTCGCACAGACGCAACGAATCTGATCCTAATCTTCTTGATGAGCGCCACAGCACCGACGGTCTCGACCGCCGCGGCTTTTTGAAATGTATGGCCTGGGCCGGCACCGGACTGCTCTGGACCATCACCGCTGAGGGAATTCCCACATCTCACATCTTCGAAGGCGGGAAGCATGGCAAGAAGGCTGAATCTGGCCTGCAATTCGTGCAGATCAGCGACAGCCACATGGGCTTCAACAAACCCGCGAATACGGATGTCGTTGCCACACTTCAGGCTGCCGTGGATCGCATCAACGCTCTGCCCGTCCCAGCTGATTTCATCATCCACACCGGTGATCTCAGCCATCAGTCGAAGGCCTCCGAGTTCGACACCATGGATCAGGTGCTCAAGAGCGCCAAGCCCAAGCAGATCTTCTATGTTCCGGGCGAGCACGACACCTCAGTTGACGATGGCAAACAATACCTTGACCGATATGGGAAAAGCACAAAAGGCCGAGGCTGGTACAGCTTCAATCACAAAGGCGTCCACTTCGTCGGACTGGTGAACGTCATACAGCTCGAAGGCATGGGCCAACTTGGCGATGAACAAATCGCATGGTTCAAGGAAGATTTGGGCGGAGTTTCGGCCAGCACTCCGGTAGTCGTGTTCGCGCACATTCCGCTATGGACTATTTATCCCGATTGGGGATGGGGAACAAAAGACAGCGAGCAAGCGTTCGAGTATCTCAAGCGCTTTGGTTCCGTAACGGTACTCAACGGACATATCCATCAGGTGATGCAGAAAGTCGAGGGCAATGCGACCTTCCACACCGCCATGTCGACGGCATTCCCTCAGCCGGCACCGGGCACCGCGCCCGCTCCTGGTCCGATGAAGGTGCCTGCAGAACGACTGCGTAGCGTGCTGGGACTTGCGAACGTGCATTACGTCGAGCAGAACCAGAGCTTGGCAATCGTTGATTCCAGTCTTGCCAGCGGCTCCGCAGACGAAGCACGTTCCTCTGCGGCCCTCGTGCTCCCACACCGGCAGATGAGCCTGAGACGTTGA
- a CDS encoding c-type cytochrome, with translation MHQVSIRERLLRVAPTRLIAVPLAAFVFGVMLLLPFSSAVVTQQADADRGHQLFDRRCGGCHSLDNDKEGPRLRGVYGRKAGTVPSFKYSDAVAKSGVTWDDANLDKWLTDPDKFISEADMDFHLEKADERADVIAYLKQLSTK, from the coding sequence ATGCATCAAGTCTCAATTCGGGAACGCTTGCTCAGAGTGGCTCCAACACGTTTGATCGCCGTCCCACTCGCCGCTTTTGTGTTCGGAGTCATGCTCTTGCTGCCGTTTTCTTCGGCTGTGGTGACACAGCAAGCAGATGCCGATCGCGGCCATCAGCTCTTCGACCGGCGCTGCGGCGGCTGTCACTCGCTCGACAACGACAAAGAAGGCCCCCGCCTTCGCGGTGTTTACGGCAGAAAAGCAGGCACGGTGCCGAGCTTCAAGTACTCCGACGCGGTCGCGAAATCCGGAGTCACTTGGGATGACGCCAATCTTGATAAGTGGCTCACTGATCCAGATAAGTTCATCTCCGAGGCCGACATGGACTTCCATTTGGAAAAGGCCGACGAACGCGCCGACGTCATCGCCTACCTGAAGCAACTCTCAACGAAATAG